A genomic region of Kribbella sp. NBC_00382 contains the following coding sequences:
- a CDS encoding ROK family transcriptional regulator: protein MSSDQPPAVVRRGTNLDRVGGFNDTVVLDAIRRADERLSRVEIAAATGLSGQAISNITRRLLDAGLVREAGRQKSTGLGKPRTLLELEPTGQYAVGVHLDPAVVTTVVLDLTGQVVVRRRAETPASDDPDVLIAGIAATVEQVIAEAGAPRERVVGVGIAAPGPIDVERGVVINPPNLSAWHLVPLRDTLRELTGLPVLLDKDVTAAASAEKWAGGPNGRGSFVFFYLGTGVGAGLVIGDEVVRGSSSNVGEIGHVIVDPDGPLCFCGRRGCVGETSQPRYLVQQAVHAGVLAKGIDLDDRRAVDLAFADLCQQALAGGKVARELIAALAGRIAKVVEDIANLLDLERVVFGGPHWDHLAPFFDEAVRAALEERFLVRSVHPFVVTGTALGADVGAVGAASLVLDHTFSPNPSVLLLGPAESAPPVVVGSAKG from the coding sequence GTGAGCAGCGACCAGCCGCCGGCCGTAGTACGCCGGGGTACCAATCTCGATCGCGTAGGTGGCTTCAACGACACGGTGGTGCTGGACGCGATCCGGCGCGCCGACGAACGGCTCAGCCGGGTCGAGATCGCCGCCGCCACCGGACTCTCCGGCCAGGCCATCTCCAACATCACCCGCCGGTTGCTCGACGCCGGTCTGGTCCGCGAGGCCGGCCGGCAGAAGAGCACCGGCCTCGGCAAACCGCGGACCTTGCTCGAGCTCGAGCCCACTGGCCAGTACGCCGTCGGGGTGCACCTCGACCCGGCCGTCGTCACCACGGTCGTGCTCGATCTGACCGGGCAGGTCGTCGTCCGCCGCCGCGCCGAGACACCGGCCTCCGACGATCCCGACGTACTCATCGCGGGAATCGCTGCCACAGTTGAGCAAGTGATCGCTGAGGCCGGAGCGCCACGTGAACGCGTGGTCGGCGTCGGCATCGCCGCCCCCGGCCCGATCGACGTCGAGCGCGGCGTGGTGATCAACCCGCCGAACCTGAGCGCCTGGCATCTGGTCCCGTTGCGCGACACTCTGCGCGAGCTGACCGGCCTGCCAGTCCTGCTCGACAAGGACGTCACGGCCGCGGCCTCCGCCGAGAAGTGGGCCGGCGGGCCGAACGGTCGCGGCAGTTTCGTCTTCTTCTACCTCGGTACCGGGGTAGGCGCCGGCCTGGTGATCGGCGACGAGGTGGTCCGCGGCTCGAGCAGCAACGTCGGCGAGATCGGCCACGTGATCGTGGACCCCGACGGTCCGCTCTGTTTCTGCGGCCGCCGTGGTTGCGTCGGCGAGACGAGCCAGCCGCGCTATCTCGTCCAGCAGGCCGTACACGCCGGAGTGCTTGCCAAGGGCATCGATCTGGACGACCGGCGCGCCGTCGATCTCGCCTTCGCGGACTTGTGTCAGCAGGCGCTGGCGGGCGGCAAGGTCGCGCGGGAGCTGATCGCAGCGCTGGCCGGCCGGATCGCCAAGGTGGTCGAGGACATCGCGAACCTGCTCGACCTGGAACGCGTCGTCTTCGGCGGCCCGCACTGGGACCACCTCGCGCCGTTCTTCGACGAGGCAGTCCGGGCCGCGCTGGAAGAGCGCTTTCTGGTCCGCTCGGTACACCCCTTCGTCGTCACCGGTACCGCCCTCGGCGCGGACGTCGGTGCGGTCGGCGCTGCCAGCCTGGTGCTCGACCACACGTTCTCTCCCAACCCCTCAGTGCTCCTGCTCGGACCCGCAGAGAGCGCTCCACCTGTCGTAGTCGGGTCCGCGAAAGGTTGA